The following proteins come from a genomic window of Alnus glutinosa chromosome 10, dhAlnGlut1.1, whole genome shotgun sequence:
- the LOC133879173 gene encoding uncharacterized protein LOC133879173 has translation MAEENVHEGPGTSHNPQAEIARLNEKVAQLERELQERDRTERPKVQEDLPQGDQVNLEGEDGRSEEVVGGEDESDSDAELVDLMGKNKKVKKEWARKLTKLERQCDYLMGSTQSGAKGKALLTDSLFSTTVSPFTDRIMSCQLPSKFKMPEIPVYTGLGDPIEHLASFCAHVVLHATPEEVACRAFPLTLAGGAREWFRTLPPRSVSSFEGLARKFASQFMAGVVRKKPAQQLMTIKQGPQESLRSYLLRFNQERLAAETQNEQFIHCAIYQGIKKDGALMADLARRPADSLQEFYDRAEEFVNQEETLRAFRGAEGPGKENPVPDRRSKSRAAPIGREVAERGPTRRVESYHWTPVNAPVKEILMEIRKDPSYRDPSPIKGHPPPHNRHKYCHYHGSFGHYTDNCISLKEVIERYIADGKLKRFVERREGTSDKRPAYKFAGNQGLSGRDARPGKQQYYRERRPPQQPHRDVRAEKSPQRERSRSRGRPQDSGCFPEIQTIAGGFGGGGETYSARKSYAKEMREVSIYAITRPEKAARREKLPITFSDEDYEGVYLPHSDALVVTMVIGNHRIHRVLVDNGSSADILYKSAFDLMKISEDKLSAFRFPLVGFAGERVMPLGSIELQVTVGSSPTEKTILVRFLIVDQPSAYNAIFGRTAQAELKAVTSIPHLKMKFPTDDGVGEVRGEQKAARKCYNVSLGGSSRQAHLGQGTGPVTK, from the coding sequence ATGGCTGAAGAAAATGTGCACGAGGGACCAGGGACTTCACATAACCCCCAGGCTGAGATAGCCCGCTTAAATGAGAAAGTGGCGCAACTCGAAAGGGAGCTGCAGGAGCGAGATCGAACGGAGCGGCCGAAAGTTCAAGAAGACCTGCCACAGGGTGATCAGGTGAATCTTGAGGGTGAAGATGGGCGTTCGGAAGAGGTGGTTGGAGGTGAGGACGAGTCTGACAGTGATGCCGAACTTGTTGACCTCATGGGGAAGaataaaaaggtgaaaaaggaGTGGGCTCGAAAACTGACTAAATTGGAGCGACAGTGTGATTACTTGATGGGATCCACGCAATCGGGAGCTAAGGGGAAAGCTCTGTTGACCGACAGCTTGTTTTCTACCACAGTGTCCCCCTTCACTGATCGTATAATGTCATGCCAACTCCCAAGTAAGTTCAAAATGCCCGAAATACCCGTATATACAGGATTGGGGGACCCTATTGAACATTTGGCCAGTTTCTGTGCGCACGTGGTGCTGCATGCCACTCCGGAAGAGGTTGCGTGCCGAGCTTTTCCCCTTACTTTGGCAGGGGGAGCTCGAGAATGGTTCAGAACTTTGCCTCCTCGTTCGGTCTCGAGTTTTGAAGGCCTCGCCAGGAAGTTTGCGTCTCAGTTTATGGCAGGCGTTGTCCGGAAAAAGCCTGCTCAACAATTGATGACCATTAAGCAAGGCCCCCAGGAGTCATTGAGAAGTTACTTGCTCCGCTTCAACCAGGAGAGGTTGGCCGCGGAGACTCAGAATGAGCAATTTATCCACTGTGCCATTTATCAAGGGATCAAGAAGGATGGTGCCCTCATGGCGGACTTAGCAAGAAGACCGGCAGACAGTTTGCAGGAATTTTATGATCGGGCGGAAGAGTTCGTGAACCAGGAAGAAACCCTTCGTGCGTTCCGAGGGGCCGAGGGGCCAGGAAAGGAAAACCCGGTGCCGGACAGGAGATCAAAGTCGAGGGCGGCCCCGATAGGAAGGGAGGTTGCAGAGCGCGGACCCACTAGGAGAGTTGAAAGTTATCACTGGACGCCTGTGAATGCTCCAGTGAAGGAGATTCTCATGGAAATCAGGAAGGACCCGAGTTACAGGGATCCCTCACCAATAAAGGGCCATCCGCCTCCGCACAACCGGCATAAATACTGCCACTACCATGGCTCTTTTGGTCACTATACAGACAATTGCATTTCTCTGAAAGAGGTGATCGAAAGGTATATAGCTGATGGCAAGTTGAAGCGTTTCGTGGAGAGACGAGAGGGCACCTCGGATAAGCGCCCTGCGTATAAGTTTGCCGGGAATCAGGGATTGTCCGGGCGTGATGCGCGCCCGGGAAAGCAGCAATACTATCGGGAAAGAAGACCGCCTCAGCAGCCCCACAGGGATGTCCGAGCGGAGAAGTCGCCTCAGCGTGAGCGGAGCAGAAGCCGCGGGAGGCCGCAGGACTCGGGGTGCTTCCCTGAAATCCAGACTATAGCTGGAGGCTTTGGAGGGGGAGGCGAGACTTATTCGGCTCGCAAGTCTTACGCGAAGGAAATGCGAGAGGTGTCCATTTACGCGATTACAAGGCCAGAAAAAGCGGCGAGGCGCGAGAAGTTACCCATCACCTTTTCGGATGAAGATTACGAGGGGGTATACTTACCCCATTCGGATGCCCTGGTGGTAACCATGGTTATAGGAAATCACAGGATTCATCGGGTCTTGGTGGATAATGGTAGTTCAGCGGATATTCTCTATAAGTCGGCCTTCGACTTGATGAAAATTAGTGAAGATAAGCTCTCTGCCTTCAGATTTCCCCTGGTGGGGTTCGCAGGAGAACGGGTGATGCCACTGGGGTCAATTGAGCTTCAAGTTACAGTGGGCAGTTCCCCAACAGAGAAGACAATTCTGGTAAGGTTCCTTATTGTCGATCAACCCTCCGCTTACAATGCTATATTCGGGAGGACAGCTCAGGCTGAGTTGAAAGCGGTCACATCGATACCCCATCTTAAAATGAAATTTCCGACGGACGACGGAGTGGGAGAAGTCCGAGGGGAGCAGAAGGCAGCCCGCAAGTGCTACAATGTTTCCCTGGGGGGTTCTTCCCGCCAGGCACACCTCGGTCAGGGGACAGGTCCTGTGACTAAATAG
- the LOC133879174 gene encoding uncharacterized protein LOC133879174, whose product MLWVSNPRAKSNFGQAGSPGGWVVRHDQQAHSGQGSEEGCPKGEYVREAGQSVSPENTLFEGSSTSSSEEEGNSSPAVKVLPRDPRTSPSFPGSGARSPPISFEDVTEDVATAATIKVVEHSPTSPSDPNPPPQPAEDPVIQSEAPLPQQKGKRVAPGADEGPESKKLRAQRDSSFMLGRILAMAKVYTPPGNQNPPTTASLPTLTTSVTSPVEPVVHPGAEASPGVNVVGGDEIPRRGSPIQSPLREEPDTFSQEFNKLQEEVASEREALGQASPTPTFSIRPESSTPIPVPTSPQASTSILPSDSATAGRRQDFQIHGLAGCPLEALSSLVTPDYSPLFGELPVEGYAEQLTGKILQFAVDIAASWRSLREPEQDQREAIQSLQARVKELEEESQGQRRALAESEKHRLRLQKLSELRESTLQSTLTSCERMVHDMEIFESNLSGAQTRLKDALSEKAKLEATLGVELQSSGSLRATVQSLQAKNSELKSELQSTRAAKNQALIDNEKLAEERNQALSEKGIALTARDRTSAYQERREAVERMEELHLQVVELTRELSQVPELRDTSWAVGFNWGFEHLRGVARSAPPGDESFKDLDISTIQIPDEALETMAKLGVDQFPHVTDWSPKTSKPAPARNSESGSTSSSSGEGAPSSSRAPGNP is encoded by the exons ATGCTTTGGGTATCAAATCCCagagcaaaaagtaattttggacAAGCGGGGAGCCCCGGTGGTTGGGTGGTCCGTCACGACCAGCAGGCCCATTCCGGGCAAGGTTCCGAGGAAGGTTGCCCAAAAGGGGAGTACGTCAGGGAGGCAGGCCAATCAGTCTCCCCGGAGAACACGCTCTTCGAAGGTTCATCAACTTCATCCTCGGAAGAGGAGGGGAATTCTTCCCCAGCTGTAAAGGTTCTTCCCCGAGATCCTCGGACGAGCCCTTCCTTCCCCGGTTCGGGTGCCCGTTCGCCTCCCATTTCTTTTGAAGACGTCACCGAAGACGTGGCCACCGCTGCAACCATCAAGGTGGTAGAGCACTCTCCTACTTCTCCAAGTGATCCCAACCCTCCTCCCCAACCTGCAGAAGATCCGGTTATTCAATCTGAGGCGCCCCTGCCTCAGCAGAAAGGGAAGAGGGTCGCTCCGGGGGCCGACGAAGGCCCCGAATCCAAAAAACTTCGAGCTCAACGGGATAGCAGTTTTATGCTTGGCCGGATATTGGCCATGGCCAAAGTTTACACTCCTCCTGGCAACCAGAATCCTCCAACCACTGCCTCCCTTCCCACACTTACCACGTCGGTGACTTCTCCGGTCGAACCTGTGGTCCACCCGGGGGCTGAAGCGAGCCCCGGAGTTAATGTTGTTGGGGGAGACGAAATTCCTCGCAGGGGGTCACCAATTCAATCACCACTGAGGGAGGAGCCGGATACTTTCTCTCAGGAATTCAACAAACTGCAAGAAGAGGTGGCCTCCGAAAGGGAGGCGCTTGGGCAGGCCTCTCCAACGCCCACTTTTTCCATCAGACCTGAGTCTTCAACTCCAATTCCGGTCCCCACATCGCCCCAAGCTTCTACCTCCATTCTCCCTTCCGATTCTGCGACTGCTGGGCGACGACAGGACTTTCAGATCCACGGGCTGGCAGGATGTCCCCTGGAAGCTCTGAGCTCCTTAGTCACCCCGGACTACAGCCCCCTGTTCGGGGAGCTCCCAGTGGAGGGCTATGCCGAGCAGCTTACCGGAAAGATTCTTCAG TTCGCCGTGGACATTGCCGCATCCTGGAGGAGTCTTCGGGAACCCGAGCAAGACCAACGCGAGGCCATTCAGTCCTTACAGGCTCGGGTAAAGGAGTTGGAAGAGGAATCCCAGGGGCAGAGGAGAGCTTTGGCCGAGTCCGAGAAGCACCGGCTAAGGCTCCAAAAACTATCCGAACTCCGGGAAAGCACACTACAGAGCACTTTGACCAGCTGCGAGAGAATGGTCCACGACATGGAGATCTTCGAGAGCAATCTATCCGGAGCCCAAACTCGGCTAAAAGATGCTCTTTCCGAGAAGGCCAAACTCGAGGCCACATTGGGGGTAGAGCTTCAGTCTTCTGGCTCCTTGCGGGCAACTGTCCAATCCCTACAAGCCAAGAATTCGGAGTTGAAATCCGAGCTGCAATCAACTCGAGCGGCGAAAAACCAAGCCTTGATCGACAATGAAAAGCTTGCCGAGGAAAGAAATCAAGCATTGTCCGAAAAGGGGATAGCACTCACTGCTAGGGACAGG ACTAGTGCGTACCAGGAAAGGAGAGAAGCGGTGGAGAGGATGGAAGAGCTCCACCTTCAAGTGGTTGAGCTTACCAGGGAGCTTTCCCAGGTCCCGGAGCTCCGAGATACATCATGGGCCGTAGGCTTCAATTGGGGCTTCGAACACTTAAGGGGCGTTGCCAGAAGTGCCCCTCCCGGCGACGAGTCCTTCAAGGATCTCGACATCAGCACCATCCAGATCCCGGACGAGGCCTTGGAGACCATGGCCAAGCTAGGGGTCGATCAATTCCCTCATGTAACCGATTGGAGCCCGAAGACCTCTAAACCCGCTCCGGCCAGAAACTCAGAGTCGGGGTCCACTTCCTCTTCATCTGGAGAAGGGGCTCCTTCCTCCAGTCGCGCCCCCGGCAACCCCTGA